Within the Pseudomonas chlororaphis subsp. aurantiaca genome, the region CCAGGTGACCTACAGCAAGGAGCTGGGCGGCGCGGACCTGGGTTTCGACCGCTGCCTGGTGGTGCACAACATGCCGGCCGTGTACTCCAAGGCGGCCAAGAAGAACGTGTTCCTGGCGCCGTCGAGCCTGGCCATCGCCGCGCTGGCCAAGGTCAAGCAGTGGGAAAGCCCGGGCAACCAGGTGACCTACGCCGAAGACGTTTCGCGCACCGTGGAATACAACATTCTCGACACCTCGACCGAGGGCGACCTGCTCAACCGCTACGGCGTCAGCTACTACGCCCGTACCGTGCTCGGCGGTTTCTCGCTGCTGGGTAACCGCTCCATCACTGGCAAGTTCATCAGCTATGTCGGCCTGGAAGACGCCATCAGCCGCAAGCTGGTCAAGGCCGGGCAGAAAGCCATGGCCAAGAACCTGACCAAGTCCTTCATGGACCAGGAGGTCAAGCGCATCAATGACTGGCTGCAGACCCTGGTTGCCGACGAAACCATCCCGGGCGGCAGCGTGTACCTGCACCCCGAGCTGAACAGCGTCGAGAAGTACAAGAACGGTACCTGGTACGTGGTCATCGACTACGGCCGCTACGCGCCGAACGAGCACATGGTGTATCAGCTCAACGCCCGCGATGAAATCATCGAGCAGTTCCTGGAGGATGTTCTCTAATGTTTACCAACCGCGTAAGACAGGCCATCGCGGCCACCCTGCAAGGCCTGCCGTTGTCGGCGACCGTGGAAGAGTTCACCCCGCCGAAGATCGAATTCGACATGGAAGAGATGCGCGGCGGGCGCTTCATCGCCGAAGAAATGGCCAAGGGCGGCAAGGTGCTCAATGCCAAGCTGACCCTCCAGGGCGTAGGTCCGGAAATCATGCTCGCCCTCGGCGTGAGCGTGGGCGACGACATTCTGTTGAATGTGCGTGAAGCCGGCCAGGACCAGGATGGCAACACCTACTTCACCTACCACACGGTCGGTGGCAAGTTGAAATCCCTGGAAGAGACGATGCTGAAAATGGGTGAAAAGCCCAAGACCAACCTGGAGCTCAGCTGCCGTACCTACAACCGCCTGGAAAACGGCGTGCCGGTGATCGACATCGACGTGCGCACCCAGAAGTTCATGCTCAACGGCGTCGACATCCTCGGTGACGCGCGCCGCGCTGTGTTGATGCCGTAACCCGTAACACCTCCCCTCTGTAGGCGCGAGCCGGCTCGCGATGACGGCCTGACAGTCCGCATCGCCAGCGCTGTTCATCTGCTGTCGCGAGCCCGCTCGCTCCTGCCTTTTACATAGGAATTCATTCATGTCCTGGACGCCTCCGATCCATGTCCTGCTGTGCCCGATCACCGCCGACGACGAGTCGCAGATCGCGCAGATTCAGCTCAAGCCATTGTTCTACGCTGCGCAGAAAGAAGCGCTGGCCCGCGCCGGCGACGATGAGGACGATCAGTTCTTCGAGCTGGCCAAGCTGGCGACCGGCCTGTCGGTGAAAGAGCTGGACCAGCTCAAGCGACCGGACTACGTGAGCATTGCGCAGTACGTTCACGAGATGTCGACCCGTCCGACCGCCCACTTTCTCAAA harbors:
- a CDS encoding phage tail protein, giving the protein MAEVLNFEHNGITVNATESPEAMGGLGDNVIGLVGTAPKADPLIPRNAPFRINSFTTQALLDPTGAEEGTLYHAVYQILKVVKVPVYVVIVDEGATPADTVNNVIGGVDATTGRKLGLAALGSVPEDLTIIGAPGFTGTKAVAGEFASFGKRIKARVVLDGKDVSVADQVTYSKELGGADLGFDRCLVVHNMPAVYSKAAKKNVFLAPSSLAIAALAKVKQWESPGNQVTYAEDVSRTVEYNILDTSTEGDLLNRYGVSYYARTVLGGFSLLGNRSITGKFISYVGLEDAISRKLVKAGQKAMAKNLTKSFMDQEVKRINDWLQTLVADETIPGGSVYLHPELNSVEKYKNGTWYVVIDYGRYAPNEHMVYQLNARDEIIEQFLEDVL
- a CDS encoding phage major tail tube protein; the protein is MFTNRVRQAIAATLQGLPLSATVEEFTPPKIEFDMEEMRGGRFIAEEMAKGGKVLNAKLTLQGVGPEIMLALGVSVGDDILLNVREAGQDQDGNTYFTYHTVGGKLKSLEETMLKMGEKPKTNLELSCRTYNRLENGVPVIDIDVRTQKFMLNGVDILGDARRAVLMP